One Syntrophaceae bacterium DNA window includes the following coding sequences:
- a CDS encoding GatB/YqeY domain-containing protein, whose protein sequence is MGLKEKINSEMVAAAKAKDSIKLGAIRMIKTALHNKEIDAKRELKEEEVLQVLASIVKQRRDSIEQFKTGNRHDLVEKEEYELKVVQAFMPQQMSPEEVEAEVVKAIAESGATGPRDMGKVMKVLMPRVAGKADGKLVSDTVKAKLAG, encoded by the coding sequence ATGGGTCTGAAAGAGAAGATCAACAGCGAGATGGTCGCAGCGGCCAAGGCCAAGGACTCGATCAAACTGGGTGCGATCCGGATGATCAAGACGGCGCTTCACAACAAGGAAATCGATGCCAAGCGGGAGTTGAAGGAAGAGGAAGTCCTGCAGGTGCTGGCATCCATCGTCAAGCAGCGCAGGGACTCCATCGAGCAGTTCAAGACCGGAAACCGCCATGACCTCGTCGAGAAGGAGGAGTACGAGCTGAAGGTCGTCCAGGCCTTCATGCCCCAGCAGATGTCGCCCGAGGAGGTCGAGGCGGAGGTCGTCAAGGCCATCGCCGAGTCGGGTGCGACGGGCCCCCGGGACATGGGCAAGGTCATGAAAGTCCTCATGCCCCGCGTGGCGGGCAAGGCGGACGGCAAGCTGGTGAGCGACACGGTCAAGGCGAAGCTGGCGGGCTGA
- a CDS encoding PAS domain-containing protein: MTASRTDKKKPVRPAKNRTGLSIESILEGSPIPTFVIDRNHKIILWNRACAELTGYHARNMIGTDHHYKPLYAEKRPLIADLIVDQDIEALDRYYGGKQVRKSDVIEGAYEATDFFENLGGRPRHLYFLAAPIYDEEGEVIAAIETLQDVTRERELARYLRENAETLRRELDENIRLRKTIEGIIEGSPIPTFVIDRNHRIILWNRAFTEMSGFEGHKMIGTKKQWMPFYPEKRPVIADLIVDGDTKGLEAYYGKKKVQKSTVIEGAYEATDFYENIGGRSRHLYFLAAPIRNEKGEIIAAVETLQDVTRERELERSLKEQAETLKRELEANIRLRKTIEGIIEGSPIPTFVIDRNHRIILWNRAMTELSGIEGKEMLGTDGQWMPFYKEKRPVIADLIVDDDMEGLEKYYGKKKVRKSPVIEGAYEATDYYENLGGKRRHLYFLAAPILDERGEVIAAIETLQDVTREREMELSLKEYAETMKNELEENIFLRKNMEELFNFHQSVLDASPDLILVFDADGTLRYMSRDIDPERGLTAAKLKGKHFSEFVAPERREFLEERWAEIRRGVFTPFEIEVAEKDGTRRNLLLTARPIKGTDRMLVLQRDITEFKELENRFYESQKLAAVGQLSAGIAHEVRNPLSSIKMSLQILEKRMNPEGNDLKRFQIARKEVEHLEKLVSDILVFARPTEPDLHLADLNMCVESSLSMAEREVEEKRIRVQTQLDDRLPPVPFDSAMLQQAFLNIHLNAIDAMGEEGVLTIRTRLDEAKGRAVVEIADNGAGIDEESLPHVFNPFFTTKKYGTGLGLSQVKKIIDQHRGEIEILSRKGEGTRVIITLPLQRTGR; the protein is encoded by the coding sequence GTGACGGCGTCCCGGACCGACAAGAAGAAGCCCGTCCGTCCGGCCAAAAACCGGACGGGCCTCTCCATCGAGAGCATCCTCGAAGGATCCCCCATCCCCACCTTCGTCATCGACCGCAATCACAAGATCATTCTCTGGAACCGGGCCTGCGCGGAGCTGACGGGCTATCACGCCCGGAACATGATCGGCACGGACCATCACTACAAGCCCCTCTACGCCGAGAAGCGGCCCCTGATTGCGGACCTCATCGTGGACCAGGACATCGAGGCCCTCGACCGGTATTACGGCGGCAAGCAGGTCCGCAAGTCGGACGTGATCGAGGGGGCCTACGAGGCCACGGATTTCTTCGAGAACCTGGGCGGGAGGCCCCGCCACCTGTATTTCCTGGCCGCGCCGATCTACGACGAGGAAGGCGAGGTCATCGCCGCCATCGAGACGCTCCAGGACGTCACCCGAGAGCGGGAACTGGCGCGCTATCTCCGGGAGAACGCCGAGACGCTCCGGCGGGAGCTCGACGAGAACATCCGGCTGCGCAAGACGATCGAGGGGATCATCGAGGGCTCGCCCATCCCGACCTTCGTCATCGACCGCAACCACCGCATCATCCTCTGGAACCGGGCCTTCACGGAGATGAGCGGCTTCGAGGGACACAAGATGATCGGGACGAAGAAGCAGTGGATGCCCTTCTACCCCGAGAAGCGTCCCGTCATCGCCGACCTGATCGTGGACGGCGACACGAAGGGCCTCGAGGCCTACTACGGGAAGAAGAAGGTGCAGAAGTCCACGGTCATCGAGGGGGCCTACGAGGCCACGGACTTCTACGAGAACATCGGCGGCCGCAGCCGGCACCTGTACTTCCTGGCCGCCCCGATCCGAAATGAGAAGGGGGAGATCATCGCCGCCGTGGAGACCCTCCAGGACGTGACGCGCGAGCGGGAGCTGGAGCGATCGCTCAAGGAGCAGGCCGAGACGCTCAAGCGGGAGCTCGAGGCCAACATCCGCCTGCGCAAGACGATCGAGGGGATCATCGAGGGCTCGCCCATCCCGACCTTCGTCATCGACCGCAACCACCGCATCATCCTCTGGAACCGGGCGATGACGGAGCTGAGCGGAATCGAAGGGAAAGAGATGCTCGGCACGGACGGACAGTGGATGCCCTTCTACAAGGAGAAGCGCCCCGTCATCGCCGACCTGATCGTGGACGACGACATGGAAGGCCTGGAGAAATACTACGGGAAGAAGAAGGTCCGGAAATCCCCGGTCATCGAGGGGGCCTACGAGGCGACCGACTACTACGAGAACCTGGGCGGGAAGCGGCGCCACCTCTACTTCCTGGCCGCCCCGATCCTCGACGAGAGAGGCGAGGTGATCGCGGCCATCGAGACCCTGCAGGACGTGACCCGCGAGCGCGAGATGGAGCTGAGCCTCAAGGAATACGCCGAGACGATGAAGAACGAGCTCGAGGAGAACATCTTCCTCCGCAAGAACATGGAGGAGCTCTTCAACTTCCACCAGTCCGTCCTCGACGCCTCGCCGGACCTGATCCTCGTCTTCGATGCCGACGGGACCCTGCGCTACATGAGCCGCGACATCGACCCGGAGCGGGGGCTCACGGCCGCGAAGCTCAAGGGGAAGCACTTCTCGGAATTCGTGGCCCCGGAGCGCAGGGAGTTCCTCGAGGAGCGCTGGGCGGAGATCCGCCGGGGCGTCTTCACGCCCTTTGAGATCGAAGTGGCCGAGAAGGACGGGACCCGGCGGAACCTGCTGCTGACGGCGAGGCCGATCAAGGGGACGGACCGCATGCTGGTGCTGCAGCGCGACATCACCGAGTTCAAGGAACTCGAGAACCGCTTCTACGAGAGCCAGAAGCTCGCCGCCGTGGGGCAGCTCTCGGCGGGCATCGCCCACGAGGTGCGAAACCCCCTGTCCTCGATCAAGATGAGCCTCCAGATCCTCGAGAAGCGCATGAACCCCGAGGGCAACGACCTCAAGCGCTTCCAGATCGCCCGGAAGGAGGTCGAACACCTCGAGAAGCTGGTGAGCGACATCCTCGTGTTCGCCCGCCCGACGGAACCGGACCTGCACCTCGCGGACCTGAACATGTGCGTCGAGTCGTCCTTGTCCATGGCGGAGCGCGAGGTGGAGGAGAAGCGCATCCGCGTGCAGACGCAGCTGGACGACCGTCTCCCGCCGGTGCCCTTCGACTCGGCCATGCTCCAGCAGGCGTTCCTCAACATCCACCTCAATGCGATCGACGCCATGGGCGAGGAGGGGGTGCTGACGATCCGGACGAGGCTCGACGAAGCGAAGGGGCGGGCGGTCGTCGAGATCGCCGACAACGGCGCCGGCATCGACGAGGAGTCCCTCCCGCATGTCTTCAACCCCTTCTTCACGACGAAGAAGTACGGCACGGGGCTGGGGCTGTCGCAGGTCAAGAAGATCATCGACCAGCACCGGGGGGAGATCGAGATCCTGTCGCGCAAGGGCGAGGGGACGCGCGTGATCATCACCCTGCCGCTGCAGCGGACCGGCAGGTGA
- a CDS encoding DNA primase, giving the protein MKGHIPEDRIEEIRNRINIVDLVSEYVTLKKAGRNFLGLCPFHKEKTPSFTVNAEKQIYHCFGCGEGGNAFSFLMKINNMTFPEAVRHLAGKLGVTLPSREFSAEEKSQRDLRESLIRANRVAALFYERTLRSAAGSRAREYLEKRGIRPPVVETFRLGYAPEGWRGLRDHLQREKVPLEHAEQAGLLVARSGGDGYDRFRGRLMFPIEDINGNVVAFGGRIIGDGEPKYLNSPESAVYVKGRNLYGLSRAKHAIRKDETLIIVEGYFDLLALWNAGLSNVVATLGTALTREQVDLIRRYTGSVAVTFDTDAGGRAALERSMSLFLERGLKARAVVLPEGKDPDEFVSRHGRDAFLEEMRRARSLVDYYIDEVIGTGRGLDDRRDAWKAALPFMAGIADPVERGQFMQRVAERLGVDEGLVRREVSRLEAGQRRPESPPERRMTAGPIDAVELCLVRLMIENPERVRDVERDDILACFTNGPLKGLGESIVESHRKGQPARLAELIERVADRTVREKLLETAITAESQDDALRDRLFDDTVRKIRQRWYREKQRDLRVRLLRAQEAGDQDLCNRLLDEKERLRHEQKERER; this is encoded by the coding sequence TTGAAGGGTCACATTCCCGAGGATCGGATCGAGGAAATCCGAAACCGCATCAACATCGTCGATCTGGTTTCGGAGTATGTCACCTTGAAAAAGGCCGGACGAAACTTTCTCGGTCTGTGCCCCTTTCACAAGGAGAAGACCCCCTCGTTCACGGTCAACGCCGAAAAGCAGATTTACCACTGTTTCGGCTGCGGGGAGGGAGGAAATGCCTTTTCCTTCCTCATGAAGATCAACAACATGACCTTTCCGGAAGCGGTGCGCCACCTCGCCGGGAAGCTCGGCGTGACCCTCCCGAGCCGGGAATTCTCGGCGGAGGAGAAGTCTCAACGCGACCTCCGGGAGAGCCTGATCCGCGCGAACCGGGTCGCCGCCCTCTTCTACGAGAGAACGCTGCGTTCGGCCGCAGGCTCCAGGGCCCGGGAGTATCTGGAAAAAAGAGGGATACGGCCGCCCGTGGTCGAGACGTTCCGGCTCGGCTATGCACCGGAGGGGTGGCGCGGCCTCCGCGATCACCTGCAGCGGGAAAAGGTTCCCCTGGAGCATGCCGAGCAGGCAGGGCTTCTCGTGGCCCGCAGCGGCGGCGACGGGTACGACCGGTTCAGGGGCCGGCTGATGTTCCCCATCGAGGACATCAACGGCAATGTCGTCGCCTTCGGGGGCCGGATCATCGGGGACGGCGAACCGAAGTATCTCAACTCCCCCGAGTCGGCCGTGTATGTCAAGGGGAGGAATCTCTACGGCCTGTCCCGGGCCAAGCATGCCATCCGCAAGGACGAAACGCTCATCATCGTCGAGGGCTATTTCGACCTGCTGGCGCTCTGGAATGCCGGTCTCTCCAACGTGGTCGCCACGCTCGGCACGGCCCTGACGCGGGAGCAGGTCGACCTGATCCGGCGCTATACCGGCTCCGTCGCCGTGACCTTCGACACCGATGCGGGCGGCAGGGCCGCCCTGGAGCGCAGCATGTCCCTCTTCCTGGAAAGGGGGCTGAAGGCCAGGGCGGTGGTGCTCCCCGAGGGAAAGGACCCCGACGAGTTCGTCTCACGCCACGGCAGGGACGCATTTCTCGAGGAGATGCGCCGGGCACGGTCCCTCGTGGACTACTACATCGACGAGGTGATCGGGACGGGCCGCGGCCTCGACGACCGGAGGGATGCCTGGAAGGCGGCGCTGCCGTTCATGGCGGGGATCGCCGATCCCGTGGAGCGCGGACAGTTCATGCAGCGCGTCGCGGAGCGCCTGGGCGTCGACGAGGGACTGGTCCGCCGGGAGGTGAGCCGCCTGGAGGCGGGGCAGCGGCGGCCGGAGAGCCCGCCGGAGCGGCGGATGACCGCCGGCCCCATCGACGCCGTGGAGCTCTGCCTCGTCAGGCTGATGATCGAGAACCCGGAAAGGGTCCGGGACGTCGAGCGGGACGACATCCTGGCCTGCTTCACGAACGGGCCGCTGAAGGGCCTCGGGGAATCGATCGTGGAGAGCCACCGGAAGGGGCAACCCGCACGGCTGGCCGAGCTCATCGAACGCGTGGCTGACCGGACGGTCAGGGAGAAGCTCCTCGAGACGGCCATCACCGCCGAATCGCAGGACGATGCCCTCCGTGACCGGCTCTTCGACGACACGGTGCGCAAGATCCGGCAGCGATGGTACAGAGAAAAGCAGCGGGACTTGAGGGTCAGGCTCCTGCGCGCGCAGGAAGCCGGCGACCAGGACCTGTGCAACCGCCTTCTGGATGAAAAGGAACGATTACGCCATGAGCAAAAAGAACGTGAGCGATAA
- a CDS encoding ATP synthase F0 subunit C, with amino-acid sequence MFKKTLLTICSALFTLLVSAPVVFAAEALPSGDAYNKVFFAVGAMLAAGIGVGLGAIGAGAGIGNAANGACMAVGRNPGVQGKIMTTMLVGMAMAESCVIYALVIGLVILYANPYAALILR; translated from the coding sequence ATGTTCAAGAAGACGTTGTTAACCATTTGTTCAGCACTGTTCACCCTTCTGGTTTCCGCCCCGGTCGTGTTCGCAGCGGAGGCCCTTCCCTCCGGGGACGCGTATAACAAGGTGTTCTTTGCTGTCGGCGCCATGCTGGCCGCCGGTATCGGCGTGGGTCTCGGCGCCATCGGCGCGGGCGCGGGCATCGGCAACGCGGCCAACGGGGCCTGTATGGCCGTCGGACGCAACCCCGGCGTGCAGGGCAAGATCATGACGACCATGCTCGTCGGCATGGCCATGGCGGAATCCTGCGTCATCTACGCTCTGGTTATCGGTCTTGTCATTCTCTATGCGAACCCCTACGCGGCGCTGATCCTGAGGTAA